A genomic window from Prochlorococcus sp. RS04 includes:
- a CDS encoding DUF7326 family protein codes for MKKKSIIYSDLSKKQLETLKELYIQKKVESMSHQELKQYVLEIISHQINDTIGKEEEMEAWREMSDFFGEQFEIIILEIQTKYIEDKNVIETEIDSQKQRIELLERHNLHEEKKDMWDD; via the coding sequence ATGAAAAAAAAGTCCATTATCTATTCTGATTTATCAAAAAAACAACTAGAAACTCTCAAAGAACTTTACATTCAGAAAAAAGTTGAATCGATGAGTCATCAAGAACTTAAACAATATGTATTAGAAATTATTTCTCATCAGATAAACGATACTATTGGCAAAGAAGAGGAAATGGAAGCATGGAGAGAAATGTCAGATTTTTTTGGAGAACAATTTGAAATAATTATCTTAGAGATACAAACAAAATACATTGAAGATAAAAACGTAATTGAAACAGAAATAGATTCTCAGAAGCAAAGAATAGAATTACTTGAAAGGCATAATTTGCATGAAGAGAAAAAGGATATGTGGGATGACTAG
- a CDS encoding helix-turn-helix transcriptional regulator: MTNPNNRPFLTIREVSELLGISISTINRQVKKGTFPPKHKLSTKRIGFLRYQIDQWIGGERDKWK, from the coding sequence ATGACAAACCCAAATAATCGTCCCTTTCTAACTATTAGAGAAGTATCAGAACTTCTTGGAATTTCAATTTCTACGATTAATAGACAAGTTAAAAAAGGAACATTTCCGCCAAAACATAAATTATCTACCAAGAGAATCGGTTTTCTTAGGTATCAAATAGATCAGTGGATAGGAGGGGAAAGAGATAAATGGAAATAA
- a CDS encoding restriction endonuclease yields the protein MGKWWGNGGELFSISGKININICSEKIMNKLKIGQIFRYPKDKVRDQIEIDGYPNFSFYTDLPNENLVLLESGINPIGKVRNKSIERTPAIITSSSPHKSGSLVTPWQDFYNIQKGHIRYYGDNKDIGDPEKKSGNKALLKQFEIHNSSNIDVRRGACPIIFFKRKSIDGKQKGFLEFNGFGIITNAERIVQHNGKTNKDFVNYVFDFAVLEMTTENEYFDWEWINLRRDKNLSIEETIKKAPSSWKKWIELGNKSIDSLRRNVFKLNVLPTSQQKPEKGSKEFKTLKEIYDFYDNKKLRFENLASIVTESLIRKSAKDYKAGWITKGSGDSGIDFIGRMDIGTGFGSAKVIVLGQAKCESLNSPTGGKHIARTVAKLKRGWLGVYVTTSYFSDKVQIEILEDKYPLLLINGKKLAEVVNEIVFEQGFKNVAEYLKKIDLEYEGVIQYRDPEEILFE from the coding sequence AAATATTTGTTCAGAGAAAATTATGAATAAATTAAAAATTGGGCAAATATTTAGATATCCAAAAGATAAAGTGAGAGATCAAATTGAAATTGATGGTTATCCTAATTTTTCATTTTATACGGACTTACCAAATGAAAATTTAGTTTTGTTAGAAAGTGGAATTAATCCTATAGGAAAAGTACGAAATAAGAGTATAGAAAGAACACCTGCCATAATCACTTCTTCAAGTCCGCATAAAAGTGGTTCTTTAGTTACTCCATGGCAAGATTTTTATAATATTCAAAAAGGTCATATTAGATATTACGGAGATAATAAGGACATAGGAGATCCTGAGAAAAAATCAGGCAATAAAGCACTACTTAAGCAATTTGAAATACATAATTCAAGCAATATTGATGTGCGAAGAGGGGCATGCCCGATAATATTTTTTAAAAGAAAATCAATTGATGGAAAGCAAAAAGGTTTTTTGGAGTTTAATGGATTTGGAATAATTACAAATGCAGAGAGAATAGTTCAACATAACGGAAAAACCAATAAAGATTTTGTTAATTATGTTTTTGATTTTGCTGTATTGGAGATGACTACAGAAAATGAATATTTTGACTGGGAATGGATAAACCTTCGGAGAGATAAAAATTTATCTATAGAGGAAACAATAAAAAAAGCACCTTCATCATGGAAGAAATGGATTGAATTAGGGAATAAAAGTATTGATAGTTTAAGAAGAAATGTATTTAAACTGAATGTTCTTCCAACTTCACAACAAAAACCAGAAAAAGGTTCAAAAGAATTTAAAACGCTCAAAGAAATATATGATTTTTATGACAACAAAAAACTCAGATTTGAGAATTTAGCGTCTATCGTAACAGAATCTTTAATAAGGAAGTCTGCAAAAGACTATAAAGCAGGGTGGATAACAAAAGGTAGTGGAGATTCTGGAATAGACTTTATAGGAAGGATGGATATTGGGACTGGTTTTGGAAGTGCAAAAGTTATTGTATTAGGACAAGCAAAATGTGAATCCTTAAATAGTCCAACAGGAGGCAAGCATATTGCAAGAACTGTCGCCAAACTCAAAAGAGGATGGTTGGGTGTATATGTAACTACTTCTTATTTTTCAGATAAAGTACAAATTGAAATTCTTGAAGATAAGTATCCTCTTTTATTAATAAATGGCAAAAAACTTGCTGAAGTGGTTAATGAAATTGTTTTTGAACAAGGTTTTAAAAATGTAGCAGAATATTTAAAAAAAATTGATTTAGAATACGAAGGCGTAATTCAATACAGAGATCCTGAGGAAATACTTTTTGAATGA